One segment of Sandaracinaceae bacterium DNA contains the following:
- a CDS encoding cytochrome P450 yields MASPPDPTSHAQTTIMRYAIDPRFRAIPGTSSPLELRAMVQNPFAFFEERYLTHGPIFRSSLVYPVVWMMGAEANRTIMVSGRENFSYAGGYGQLAFGKLFQQNILLLDGEEHLRTRTLLEPAVNRLGLGEVIDQVQSIWDSAADKLERRPHGDVYDIAQRATFEASAMALTGLKDGSELDAMRPHFEAMIVGAMAHTKLRYPNGILDRGLKSRDVLVDMLRPHIERARRDPEPKGFLGRLAQDKDEHGRYLPIEDVIHHTMLLFWAGYDTTASAGSWVLHLLAHHPEWQDRLRENVWDALGDEPYQLKGSAKLTTLSWFLREVERCGPSLTMFPRTAMRDFEFGGYTVPAGTPVFWSPWMSQRCPEAFPHPHAFDPGRWDPARGEDQAKGKYMVGFGGGPRLCLGRNFAQMQLRILITTLLRRFHIEPDATRPFTIQGLPTHHPVNSFVHFRPLLAYQERGGRARAALAGARSESQADAQA; encoded by the coding sequence GTGGCCTCACCGCCTGACCCCACTTCACACGCCCAGACCACCATCATGCGCTACGCCATCGACCCTCGCTTTCGCGCCATCCCCGGCACCTCCTCGCCCCTCGAGCTCCGCGCGATGGTGCAGAACCCGTTCGCGTTCTTCGAGGAGCGCTACCTCACGCACGGCCCCATCTTCCGCTCGAGCCTGGTGTACCCGGTGGTGTGGATGATGGGCGCCGAGGCCAACCGCACCATCATGGTCAGCGGGCGCGAGAACTTCTCGTACGCGGGGGGCTACGGCCAGCTCGCGTTCGGGAAGCTGTTCCAGCAGAACATCCTGCTGCTCGACGGCGAGGAGCACCTGCGCACACGCACGCTGCTCGAGCCGGCCGTCAACCGCCTGGGCCTCGGCGAGGTCATCGACCAGGTGCAGAGCATCTGGGACAGCGCGGCCGACAAGCTCGAGCGGCGCCCCCACGGCGACGTGTACGACATCGCGCAGCGCGCCACGTTCGAGGCGTCGGCCATGGCGCTCACCGGCCTCAAGGACGGCAGCGAGCTGGACGCCATGCGCCCGCACTTCGAGGCCATGATCGTGGGCGCCATGGCGCACACCAAGCTGCGCTACCCGAACGGCATCCTCGACCGGGGCCTGAAGTCGCGTGACGTGCTGGTGGACATGCTGCGCCCGCACATCGAGCGCGCGCGGCGTGACCCCGAGCCCAAGGGCTTCCTGGGGCGCCTGGCGCAGGACAAGGACGAGCACGGCCGCTACCTGCCCATCGAGGACGTCATCCACCACACCATGCTGCTGTTCTGGGCGGGCTACGACACCACCGCGAGCGCCGGCTCCTGGGTGCTGCACCTCCTGGCGCACCACCCCGAGTGGCAAGACCGTCTGCGCGAGAACGTGTGGGACGCGCTGGGCGACGAGCCCTACCAGCTGAAGGGCAGCGCCAAGCTCACCACGCTGAGCTGGTTCCTGCGCGAGGTGGAGCGCTGCGGCCCGAGCCTCACCATGTTCCCGCGCACGGCCATGCGCGACTTCGAGTTCGGCGGCTACACCGTGCCCGCTGGCACGCCCGTGTTCTGGAGCCCGTGGATGAGCCAGCGCTGCCCCGAGGCCTTCCCGCACCCGCACGCCTTCGACCCGGGCCGCTGGGACCCCGCGCGCGGCGAGGACCAGGCGAAGGGCAAGTACATGGTGGGCTTCGGCGGCGGGCCGCGCCTGTGCCTGGGCCGCAACTTCGCGCAGATGCAGCTGCGCATCTTGATCACCACGCTGCTGCGCCGCTTCCACATCGAGCCCGACGCCACGCGGCCGTTCACCATCCAGGGGCTGCCCACGCATCACCCCGTGAACTCGTTCGTGCACTTCCGCCCGCTGCTGGCGTACCAGGAGCGTGGCGGTCGCGCGCGCGCGGCGCTGGCGGGCGCCCGCAGCGAGTCTCAAGCCGACGCGCAGGCGTGA
- the ntrB gene encoding nitrate ABC transporter permease — MRTFLENLLLPFVGIGVVVAGWSVASASFAEQLPSPMETWEASKLYVLAPFEKRGELDQGILRFTWYSLVRVAEGYALGMALAVPLGLVLGASKTFAKSFDPIIQILRPVSPLAWLPLGLVLFGQPDPAGTFTIAMCSMWPTVMNTALGIRSIPEDYMNVARVLRLSRTKTLFKIMIPAALPYMFTGFRLSLGIAWLVIVASEMLTGSPGVGGFLWQEYNSLIYEHLILCIVTIGLVGFLLDRLMGVMERSLFAKV, encoded by the coding sequence ATTCGGACCTTCCTCGAGAACCTCCTCCTTCCTTTCGTGGGCATCGGCGTCGTCGTCGCCGGGTGGTCAGTCGCATCGGCGAGCTTCGCCGAGCAGCTGCCTTCTCCGATGGAGACCTGGGAGGCGAGCAAGCTCTACGTGCTGGCTCCCTTCGAGAAGCGGGGTGAGCTCGACCAGGGCATCCTGCGGTTCACGTGGTACTCGCTCGTGCGGGTGGCGGAGGGCTATGCGCTGGGCATGGCGCTGGCTGTGCCGCTCGGGCTGGTCTTGGGGGCGTCCAAGACGTTCGCGAAGTCCTTCGACCCCATCATCCAGATCCTGCGGCCCGTGTCGCCGCTGGCTTGGCTGCCGCTTGGCCTCGTGTTGTTCGGACAGCCCGACCCGGCCGGCACGTTCACCATCGCCATGTGCTCCATGTGGCCCACGGTCATGAACACGGCGCTCGGTATCCGCTCCATCCCCGAGGACTACATGAACGTGGCGCGCGTGCTGCGGCTCTCGCGCACCAAGACGCTGTTCAAGATCATGATCCCCGCGGCGCTCCCCTACATGTTCACGGGGTTCCGGCTGAGCCTCGGCATCGCCTGGCTCGTGATCGTGGCCAGCGAGATGCTCACGGGCTCCCCCGGCGTGGGTGGGTTCCTCTGGCAGGAGTACAACAGCCTCATCTACGAGCACCTGATCCTCTGCATCGTGACCATTGGCTTGGTCGGGTTCCTGCTCGACCGTCTCATGGGCGTCATGGAGCGCTCGCTCTTCGCGAAAGTCTGA
- a CDS encoding DMT family transporter, whose product MPSTALLPAAEPPVGVSPSRFSDTFTGLWLGTVAVAAFSLTMPMTRLALRDLDPISVATGRAALAATLALPLLLARRARWPGWPLALRLAGVGLCVAVGFPITIAWAMQEGSASQAGLVLGLAPMATAAFAALRYGETRRARFWWMSAAATLTVVAFARHHGGGALQPSDALLLAAVGFTAVGYGSGAQLTRELPSVEVIAWAVLLVAPLTVPWALFALREQHSLPGLPAMGGLVYVGTISQLLAFVPWYTGLARGGVTTVSQVQLLQPFLTFLGAAWLVGESLPMTLWGFGGLVALFVWLGRR is encoded by the coding sequence ATGCCTAGCACCGCGCTCCTCCCGGCGGCCGAACCGCCCGTCGGCGTCTCCCCCTCCCGCTTCAGCGACACCTTCACAGGCCTCTGGCTCGGCACGGTGGCCGTGGCCGCTTTCAGTCTGACCATGCCCATGACGCGCCTCGCGCTGCGCGACCTCGATCCCATCTCCGTCGCCACGGGTCGGGCCGCGCTCGCTGCGACGCTGGCGCTACCGCTGCTGTTGGCGCGCCGCGCACGCTGGCCCGGCTGGCCGCTCGCGCTGCGCCTCGCTGGGGTCGGCCTGTGCGTGGCCGTGGGCTTCCCCATCACCATCGCGTGGGCCATGCAGGAGGGGAGCGCCTCGCAAGCTGGGCTGGTGCTGGGGCTCGCGCCCATGGCCACGGCCGCCTTTGCCGCGCTCCGCTACGGTGAGACACGGCGCGCCCGCTTCTGGTGGATGTCGGCGGCGGCCACGCTCACGGTCGTCGCCTTCGCGCGCCACCACGGCGGCGGCGCGCTGCAGCCGTCGGACGCGCTGCTGCTGGCGGCCGTGGGCTTCACGGCGGTCGGCTATGGCTCCGGTGCACAGCTGACCCGTGAGCTGCCCAGCGTGGAGGTCATCGCGTGGGCTGTGTTGCTGGTGGCGCCGCTGACCGTGCCGTGGGCGCTCTTCGCGCTGCGCGAGCAGCACAGCCTGCCGGGGCTGCCCGCGATGGGCGGGCTGGTCTACGTGGGGACCATCTCGCAGCTGCTCGCGTTCGTGCCGTGGTACACGGGGCTCGCGCGCGGCGGAGTCACCACGGTCAGCCAGGTGCAGCTGCTTCAGCCCTTCCTCACGTTCTTGGGGGCCGCGTGGCTCGTGGGCGAGTCGCTGCCCATGACGCTGTGGGGCTTCGGCGGTCTGGTGGCGCTCTTCGTGTGGCTCGGCCGGCGCTAG
- a CDS encoding winged helix-turn-helix transcriptional regulator: MPRTTTATRSDQLRPELPLARTIGYLSARVGQAFQRSLLIKLRDAGFSITVEEWRLMRALWAEDGLPQARLGDIALKDKGQLSRMVSRLEAEGWVQRKADPSDRRTPRLFLTPTGRRLEAKLVPLGGAVRAQAVQGLDEATLAAAVRALEAMLSNLEPESTP; encoded by the coding sequence ATGCCACGCACCACCACGGCCACGCGCAGCGATCAGCTGCGCCCCGAGCTCCCGCTCGCCCGCACCATCGGCTACCTGAGCGCGCGCGTGGGGCAGGCGTTCCAGCGCAGCCTGCTCATCAAGCTGCGCGACGCGGGCTTCAGCATCACGGTCGAAGAGTGGCGCCTCATGCGCGCGCTGTGGGCCGAGGACGGCCTGCCCCAAGCACGCCTCGGCGACATCGCGCTCAAGGACAAGGGTCAGCTCAGCCGCATGGTCTCGCGCCTCGAGGCCGAGGGCTGGGTGCAGCGCAAGGCGGACCCGAGCGACCGTCGCACGCCGCGCCTGTTCCTCACCCCCACCGGCAGGCGGCTCGAGGCCAAGCTGGTGCCGCTGGGAGGCGCCGTGCGCGCGCAGGCCGTGCAGGGGCTGGACGAAGCCACCCTCGCGGCCGCGGTGCGCGCACTCGAAGCGATGCTGAGCAACCTGGAACCGGAGAGCACCCCATGA
- a CDS encoding SDR family oxidoreductase, whose protein sequence is MTTSPRVFVTGGTGLIGRFTIEALLRRGAHVTMMVRPSSLGARAARIEALHEVSRASARGGTLIVVQGDLDDTSLGLDEAGRTALLAADHVFHLAALYDISADEAALVAANEAGTRHLLTALSGFRGVLHHVSSIAVAGDYQGTFTESMFDEGQSFPHAYHRSKFNSEKQVRAAGLAHRIYRPSAVVGHSVTGEMDRVDGPYLGFAGLQQLAGALPRWVKLPVPKVRGRMNLVPVDYVANALAHIGLAASASDVSAKGRVHHLVDPAPPRFAAMLGIFLREMHGPGLGVQVDVRGIPGVDNALNLMNMLPSVATLRRDVLDDLGLPPTGIDALNLRVRFDDQMTQAALAGSGIACPRLADYARPMVRYYDDHLTAVHQRPMRYAQALGGKVVLVTGASRGIGAEVARQAARAGAELVLVARNADALDELATELRATGAKVTTYPTDLADFAALDALAAKVTEAHGGVDVLIHNAAHSIRRGIADSRARFHDYERTMQLNYFAPVRLTLGLLPSLRERRGSVCHVLTMGVLIPGPYFSAYLSSKAALEAFGNCLAAEFHHEGVQVSNIYLPLVRTEMMAPTKAYAERKDIMTPERAAHMVLDGVVDKRRMVMTGQGRFYSVSARVTPKTTTRILNLLHRVFPEGGAPTAFPVEKALLTKLIGGSPV, encoded by the coding sequence ATGACGACATCACCCCGCGTCTTCGTCACTGGCGGCACCGGCCTCATCGGGCGCTTCACCATCGAGGCCCTGCTGCGCCGCGGCGCGCACGTCACCATGATGGTGCGGCCTTCGTCGCTCGGGGCGCGAGCAGCCCGCATCGAAGCGCTCCACGAGGTGAGCCGCGCGTCGGCCCGCGGCGGAACGTTGATCGTGGTCCAGGGCGACCTCGACGACACGAGCCTGGGCCTCGACGAGGCGGGGCGCACGGCGTTGCTCGCGGCGGACCACGTGTTCCACCTGGCCGCGCTCTACGACATCAGCGCGGACGAAGCGGCGCTGGTGGCGGCCAACGAAGCGGGCACGCGGCACCTGCTCACCGCGCTGTCAGGCTTTCGGGGCGTGCTGCACCACGTGAGCAGCATCGCGGTGGCGGGCGACTACCAGGGCACGTTCACCGAGTCCATGTTCGACGAGGGGCAGTCGTTTCCGCACGCGTATCACCGCTCCAAGTTCAACTCGGAGAAGCAGGTGCGCGCGGCTGGCCTCGCCCACCGCATCTACCGGCCGAGCGCGGTGGTGGGCCACAGCGTCACGGGCGAGATGGACCGCGTGGACGGCCCCTACCTGGGCTTCGCCGGGCTCCAGCAGCTGGCCGGCGCCCTGCCGCGCTGGGTGAAGCTGCCCGTGCCGAAGGTGCGCGGGCGCATGAACCTGGTGCCGGTGGACTATGTGGCCAACGCGCTGGCCCACATCGGCCTCGCAGCGAGCGCGAGCGACGTGAGCGCCAAAGGCCGCGTCCATCACCTGGTGGACCCCGCGCCGCCGCGCTTCGCCGCCATGCTGGGCATCTTCCTGCGCGAGATGCATGGGCCGGGGTTGGGCGTGCAGGTGGACGTGCGCGGCATCCCCGGCGTGGACAACGCGCTGAACCTGATGAACATGCTGCCCAGCGTGGCCACCCTGCGGCGCGACGTGCTGGACGACCTAGGGCTCCCGCCGACGGGCATCGACGCGCTCAACCTGCGCGTGCGCTTCGACGACCAGATGACGCAGGCCGCGCTCGCCGGGAGCGGCATCGCGTGCCCACGCCTGGCCGACTACGCGCGGCCGATGGTGCGCTACTACGACGACCACCTGACCGCTGTGCACCAGCGGCCCATGCGCTATGCGCAGGCACTCGGCGGCAAGGTGGTGCTGGTCACGGGAGCGTCGCGCGGCATCGGCGCCGAGGTGGCACGACAGGCCGCACGCGCAGGCGCCGAGCTGGTGCTGGTGGCGCGCAACGCCGATGCCCTCGATGAGCTGGCCACGGAGCTGCGCGCCACGGGTGCCAAGGTCACCACCTACCCCACCGATCTCGCGGACTTCGCGGCGCTCGACGCGCTGGCGGCGAAGGTGACCGAAGCGCACGGCGGGGTGGACGTGCTGATCCACAACGCCGCGCACTCCATCCGGCGTGGCATCGCCGACAGCCGCGCGCGCTTCCACGACTACGAGCGCACCATGCAGCTCAACTACTTTGCGCCCGTGCGCCTGACGCTGGGCCTGCTCCCCAGCCTGCGCGAGCGCCGCGGTTCCGTGTGCCACGTGCTCACCATGGGCGTGCTCATCCCCGGCCCGTACTTCTCGGCCTACCTGTCCAGCAAGGCCGCGCTCGAGGCGTTCGGCAACTGCCTGGCGGCCGAGTTCCACCACGAGGGCGTGCAGGTCTCCAACATCTACCTGCCGCTGGTGCGCACGGAGATGATGGCGCCCACCAAGGCCTACGCCGAGCGCAAAGACATCATGACGCCCGAGCGCGCCGCGCACATGGTGCTCGACGGCGTGGTGGACAAGCGACGCATGGTGATGACCGGCCAAGGACGCTTCTACTCGGTGTCCGCCCGCGTCACCCCCAAGACCACCACGCGCATCCTGAACCTGCTGCACCGCGTGTTCCCGGAGGGCGGCGCGCCAACCGCGTTCCCGGTCGAGAAGGCCCTGCTCACCAAGCTCATCGGCGGCTCGCCGGTCTAG
- the alr gene encoding alanine racemase: protein MRSPRDTLILKPRLQSAADTLRPTRAEIDLDAVVHNLGVARDIAGTSRVLAVVKADAYGHGVVPVARRLQEVGAYGFGVALAEEALELREAGIHTAIVVLNGVHGGAHEEVVAAGLTPVVYELPELRAFADVAARRGAPVGVHLKVDTGMSRLGVPFTALPQFLDALEELGPKGAIAIEGCMTHLSSADSDPDVTREQLARFDQAVALVRARGHEPTLLHAANTAGAFLHPESRYDLVRLGSALFGYGPPGTEQAGLRPAMRLRTEIISLRRVPAGTRVGYDGTFTADQERTIATVPVGYGDGLIRATSNRAEVLVRGRRCPVVGNVSMDLTGIDVSTLPDVQLGDEVVLLGAQGGDAIDAHELARSAGTIHYEVLTNVSRRVPRFYAG, encoded by the coding sequence GTGCGTTCACCCCGCGACACGCTGATCCTGAAGCCGCGCCTGCAGTCTGCCGCGGACACGCTGCGCCCCACGCGCGCCGAGATCGACCTCGACGCCGTGGTGCACAACTTGGGCGTGGCGCGCGACATCGCGGGCACCAGCCGCGTGCTGGCGGTGGTCAAGGCCGACGCCTACGGGCACGGCGTGGTGCCCGTGGCGCGCCGGCTGCAAGAGGTGGGCGCCTATGGCTTTGGCGTGGCCCTGGCCGAAGAAGCACTCGAGCTGCGCGAGGCAGGCATCCACACGGCCATCGTGGTGCTGAACGGCGTGCACGGCGGCGCCCATGAAGAGGTGGTGGCCGCGGGGCTCACGCCGGTGGTGTACGAGCTGCCCGAGCTGCGCGCCTTTGCCGACGTGGCGGCCCGACGCGGCGCGCCCGTGGGTGTGCACCTCAAGGTGGACACGGGCATGAGCCGTCTCGGGGTCCCGTTCACGGCGCTGCCCCAGTTCCTGGACGCGCTCGAGGAGCTGGGCCCCAAGGGGGCCATCGCCATCGAGGGCTGCATGACGCACCTGAGCTCGGCGGACAGCGATCCGGACGTGACACGCGAGCAGCTGGCGCGCTTCGACCAGGCGGTGGCGCTGGTGCGCGCGCGCGGTCACGAGCCCACCCTGTTGCACGCCGCCAACACGGCGGGCGCGTTCCTGCACCCGGAGTCGCGCTACGACCTGGTGCGCCTCGGCAGCGCGCTGTTCGGCTATGGGCCGCCGGGCACGGAGCAGGCCGGGCTGCGGCCAGCCATGCGCTTGCGCACCGAGATCATCTCGCTGCGTCGCGTGCCTGCCGGCACGCGCGTGGGCTACGACGGAACGTTCACGGCCGACCAGGAGCGCACCATCGCGACGGTGCCCGTGGGCTATGGCGACGGCCTGATCCGCGCCACCAGCAACCGCGCCGAGGTGCTGGTGCGCGGGCGCCGCTGCCCCGTGGTGGGCAACGTGTCCATGGACCTCACCGGCATCGACGTGAGCACGCTGCCCGACGTGCAGCTGGGCGACGAGGTGGTGCTGCTGGGCGCGCAGGGCGGCGACGCCATCGACGCGCACGAGCTGGCGCGCTCGGCCGGCACCATCCACTACGAGGTGCTCACCAACGTGTCGCGCCGCGTGCCCCGCTTCTACGCGGGGTGA
- a CDS encoding PLP-dependent aminotransferase family protein, whose product MLYEDVAQRLERLIHDGTLLPGHRLPSVRHVRDRWGVSVATAQHAFRVLETRGLVEARPRSGYFVRDTPRLWLPVPEPSVPLPEDERLRGLSVLRETAAPDLVALGTALPDPVHLPLSALGRLATRIMRESPEEAFGYALPPGPARLRRAIAAHAADAGANLQPSDIITTTGAMEAIYLSLAATTQPGDRVLVQSPTYFGIIEKIQFMGRVPVEVPSTPERGLDLGLFERMVADGASACVLVPNFNNPCGSLLSDADKARLVKLCVRAKLPLIEDDLYGELAHDGQRPSSLKAFDRGGWVLSCSSVSKVLSPGLRVGWVAPGRFYDAVLDAKLAVSFASASLPQLVVASYLEGGGYDTHIRRLRAAYRDQVSAVGLAVRRHFPPGTRCTRPSGGHVLWVQLPEGVDAIALYRSALRSGVGVAPGPLFSPTGRHRGYLRLNCASPFDARTDAALAKLGALCLRSLTGAASPLLGGQPARALVAQLGSRAGLVGGAIIVGQRVAPAAVGAAVHEGLRPAVPEGAPEGHRLGGVGLHVLEGAVVHDLVPLGLVDGDVEERGDAPDLRGHVGLQVREVHQLDVGEVASGPPRADVLPEGPEGVTVARQPVPEVLMDGVGRRLDGRPHAPRRVVERAVPGRVPVQVVVVHAPHHVAPIAPDVQVLGLGREHERVHRQVSLDEAPVRLRFHLGELDLLRRNAEVQPRRHVRHLEARLAREEQLRDDLLHPRGARLRVRADDDVVVTEGEVVPDGGVEVMVVELARLGGPGARAHVS is encoded by the coding sequence ATGCTCTACGAAGACGTCGCCCAGCGCCTCGAGCGGCTGATCCATGATGGCACGCTGCTGCCCGGGCACCGGCTGCCCTCGGTGAGGCACGTGCGCGACCGCTGGGGCGTGAGCGTGGCCACGGCGCAGCACGCGTTCCGAGTGCTCGAGACGCGCGGCCTGGTGGAGGCTCGACCGCGCTCGGGCTACTTCGTGCGGGACACGCCCCGCCTCTGGTTGCCAGTGCCCGAGCCCAGCGTGCCGCTCCCGGAGGACGAGCGCCTGCGTGGCCTCTCCGTGCTGCGCGAGACCGCCGCGCCCGACCTCGTGGCCCTGGGCACTGCACTGCCCGACCCGGTGCACCTGCCGCTGAGCGCGCTCGGGCGCCTGGCCACGCGCATCATGCGAGAGTCGCCGGAGGAGGCCTTCGGCTATGCGCTGCCCCCCGGTCCTGCGCGCTTGCGGCGTGCCATCGCGGCGCACGCGGCCGACGCGGGCGCCAACCTCCAGCCCAGCGACATCATCACCACCACCGGCGCCATGGAGGCCATCTACCTGAGCCTGGCCGCCACCACCCAGCCGGGCGACCGCGTGCTGGTCCAGTCGCCCACCTACTTCGGCATCATCGAGAAGATCCAGTTCATGGGGCGCGTTCCGGTGGAGGTGCCCAGCACGCCCGAGCGTGGTCTCGACCTCGGGCTGTTCGAGCGGATGGTGGCCGATGGCGCGAGCGCGTGCGTGCTGGTGCCCAACTTCAACAACCCCTGCGGCAGCCTGCTGTCCGACGCCGACAAGGCGCGGCTCGTGAAGCTGTGCGTGCGCGCCAAGCTCCCGCTCATCGAGGACGACCTGTACGGCGAGCTCGCGCACGACGGGCAGCGCCCCAGCTCCCTCAAGGCCTTCGATCGCGGTGGCTGGGTGCTGTCGTGCAGCTCGGTCAGCAAGGTGCTCTCGCCGGGCCTGCGGGTGGGCTGGGTGGCCCCGGGTCGCTTCTACGACGCCGTGCTCGATGCCAAGCTGGCCGTGTCGTTCGCCAGCGCCAGCCTCCCGCAGCTGGTCGTGGCCAGCTACCTCGAAGGGGGCGGCTACGACACGCACATCCGCCGGCTGCGCGCTGCGTACCGCGATCAGGTGAGCGCGGTGGGCCTGGCCGTGCGCCGACACTTCCCGCCCGGCACGCGCTGCACGCGCCCCAGCGGCGGGCACGTGCTGTGGGTGCAGCTGCCCGAGGGCGTGGACGCCATCGCGCTCTATCGCAGCGCCCTGCGCAGCGGCGTGGGCGTGGCGCCCGGCCCGTTGTTCTCCCCCACCGGCCGCCACCGCGGGTACCTGCGCCTCAACTGCGCGAGCCCGTTCGACGCGCGCACCGACGCCGCCCTGGCCAAGCTGGGCGCGCTCTGCCTGCGGTCCCTCACGGGCGCGGCTAGCCCACTACTCGGCGGCCAGCCAGCGCGCGCACTCGTCGCCCAGCTCGGCTCGCGCGCGGGCCTCGTAGGCGGCGCAATCATCGTCGGTCAGCGTGTCGCGCCAGCGGCCGTTGGTGCCGCGGTGCACGAAGGTCTGCGCCCCGCCGTCCCAGAAGGCGCCCCCGAGGGGCACCGACTTGGTGGCGTTGGCCTTCATGTACTCGAAGGTGCAGTGGTCCACGATCTGGTCCCACTTGGACTCGTCGATGGGGATGTCGAGGAACGCGGCGATGCGCCGGATCTGCGCGGGCATGTCGGCCTTCAGGTCCGCGAAGTGCACCAGCTGGACGTTGGGGAGGTCGCGAGTGGCCCACCACGTGCGGATGTTCTCCCAGAAGGGCCAGAAGGGGTGACCGTCGCGCGCCAGCCAGTCCCGGAAGTACTGATGGACGGAGTCGGGCGGCGGCTCGATGGGCGGCCCCACGCGCCCCGGCGTGTCGTTGAGCGCGCCGTACCAGGCCGCGTTCCCGTTCAGGTGGTGGTTGTACATGCTCCACACCACGTCGCGCCCATCGCGCCCGATGTACAGGTACTTGGCCTTGGGCGAGAACACGAGCGCGTCCACCGGCAGGTGAGTCTTGATGAAGCGCCGGTGCGTCTGCGCTTCCACCTCGGGGAGCTTGACCTCCTTCGGCGGAACGCGGAGGTCCAGCCACGGCGACATGTCCGCCACCTCGAGGCCCGCCTCGCCCGCGAAGAGCAGCTGCGAGATGATCTGCTGCATCCACGTGGTGCCCGACTTCGCGTACGTGCCGATGATGATGTCGTCGTCACGGAAGGCGAAGTCGTTCCAGATGGTGGAGTCGAAGTGATGGTTGTGGAACTCGCGCGTCTTGGTGGGCCAGGTGCTCGTGCTCATGTTTCCTAG
- a CDS encoding ABC transporter substrate-binding protein — MTDINESNVAANESETTSEAPLAPVGRRGFLKWSAAGVGAAALSATGCGSDEPAARPAQGSAGGTGPELSEVRLGMIALTDCAPIVIAQEKGFFRRHGISATIVKGASWAAIRDSLTNGSIHGTHMLLGMPIASTMGLLGSPRVPMVAPWMINRNGQAITLANRFKGRVAADPAAMLPFVQEAKAAGSPLTFAMTFPPGTHAMWMRYWLAAGGIHPDRDVALVTIPPPQMVANMRVDRMHGFCVGEPWNARAIADGIGYTATTTQEMWQDHPEKVLAFREDFTTQNPRTVKAMLKAMHEASLWLDEPANRPELAAILSRTTYVNCGPEVLLPRLQGHYDYGDGRVSEHTHAMTFQARNTNRPQEKYAVWWLTQFRRWGMVTGAPDYAGVARKVMRGDLYDEAMSELGYTHGGVNDAPETLFDGRTFDPAQAEAYATSFTTHAVRNS; from the coding sequence ATGACCGACATCAATGAATCGAACGTCGCCGCGAACGAGTCCGAAACAACGAGCGAGGCCCCGCTCGCCCCGGTCGGACGTCGTGGCTTCCTGAAGTGGAGCGCGGCGGGCGTCGGTGCCGCCGCGCTGAGCGCCACGGGTTGCGGCAGCGACGAGCCGGCCGCGCGCCCGGCTCAGGGGAGCGCTGGCGGCACGGGACCGGAGCTGTCCGAGGTGCGCCTCGGAATGATCGCGCTAACCGACTGCGCGCCCATCGTCATCGCGCAGGAGAAGGGCTTCTTCCGCCGCCATGGCATCAGCGCCACCATCGTGAAGGGGGCGAGCTGGGCGGCCATCCGTGACTCGCTCACCAACGGGTCCATCCATGGCACCCACATGCTGCTGGGGATGCCCATCGCGTCCACCATGGGCCTGCTCGGGTCCCCGCGCGTGCCCATGGTGGCGCCGTGGATGATCAACCGGAACGGGCAGGCCATCACGCTCGCGAACCGGTTCAAGGGCCGCGTGGCGGCTGACCCGGCCGCCATGCTGCCCTTCGTACAGGAGGCGAAGGCGGCGGGCTCACCGCTCACCTTTGCCATGACGTTTCCGCCCGGCACGCACGCCATGTGGATGCGCTACTGGCTGGCGGCCGGGGGCATCCACCCCGACCGCGACGTGGCGCTCGTCACCATCCCGCCTCCGCAGATGGTCGCCAACATGCGCGTGGACCGCATGCATGGCTTCTGCGTGGGCGAGCCCTGGAACGCCCGCGCGATCGCCGACGGCATCGGCTACACGGCCACCACCACGCAGGAGATGTGGCAAGACCACCCGGAGAAGGTCCTGGCCTTCCGCGAGGACTTCACCACCCAGAATCCGCGCACGGTGAAGGCCATGCTGAAGGCCATGCACGAGGCCAGCTTGTGGCTCGACGAGCCGGCCAACCGCCCCGAGCTGGCGGCCATCCTCTCGCGCACCACCTACGTGAACTGTGGCCCGGAAGTGCTGCTTCCCCGCCTCCAGGGCCACTACGACTACGGCGACGGCCGCGTCTCCGAGCACACCCACGCCATGACCTTCCAGGCGCGCAACACCAACCGCCCGCAGGAGAAGTACGCGGTGTGGTGGCTCACGCAGTTCCGGCGCTGGGGCATGGTGACCGGTGCGCCCGACTACGCGGGGGTCGCGCGCAAGGTCATGCGCGGCGACCTCTACGACGAGGCCATGAGCGAGCTGGGCTACACGCACGGAGGCGTGAACGATGCCCCCGAGACGCTCTTCGACGGTCGCACGTTCGATCCCGCCCAGGCCGAAGCGTACGCGACCTCCTTCACCACGCACGCCGTTCGCAACAGCTGA